In a genomic window of Fusarium verticillioides 7600 chromosome 11, whole genome shotgun sequence:
- a CDS encoding hypothetical protein (At least one base has a quality score < 10) — translation MSGKPTALITGCSEGGAGHALALEFAAKGYRVFATARSTKSLTGLQEKGIELLTLDVTKPESISALKDEIIKRTGGKLDILFNNAGMMYEAPAIEADREQVQNMFNTNVFGLFDMVQAFSPLLLASVADSQTTPTIINTASIVARVPYYFTAQYNATIAAVASYSDTLRLELAPLGIKVVTLYMGVVATHLTSSDKKLFSPDSIFIDAEEGLRERSRLHLKNGTKPEEFARLVVKDVLKNKTALSKGEYIWRGANAYVIWLLNAIGWRKIFDGVSEGGVGLTKDVKKAIYKKGQGSLPKSS, via the exons ATGTCCGGCAAGCCGACAGCTCTAATTACTGG CTGCTCCGAAGGCGGAGCTGGTCACGCCCTCGCTCTGGAATTCGCAGCCAAAGGCTACCGAGTCTTTGCGACCGCTCGATCCACCAAATCCCTTACAGGTCTTCAAGAAAAGGGCATCGAGCTTCTGACGCTTGACGTGACCAAACCGGAGAGTATATCTGctctcaaggatgagatcatAAAGAGAACGGGAGGAAAACTGGATATTCTGTTCAACAATGCTGGAATGA TGTATGAGGCCCCCGCCATTGAAGCAGACAGAGAGCAAGTCCAGAACATGTTCAACACCAATGTCTTTGGCCTCTTCGACATGGTCCAAGCCTTCAGTCCACTTCTCCTCGCATCAGTCGCCGACTCGCAAACGACACctaccatcatcaacacagcGTCAATCGTAGCGCGGGTCCCTTACTACTTCACCGCCCAGTACAACGCTACCATAGCAGCAGTCGCTTCCTACTCCGACACTCTGCGTCTTGAACTTGCACCtcttggcatcaaggtcGTCACTCTCTACATGGGCGTAGTAGCAACACATCTCACATCATCAGACAAAAAGCTCTTCTCCCCCGACAGTatcttcatcgatgctgagGAAGGTCTCCGTGAGAGATCGAGGCTCCATCTGAAGAATGGTACTAAGCCTGAGGAGTTCGCACGGTTGGTGGTGAAGGATGTGTTGAAGAATAAGACGGCTTTGAGCAAGGGGGAGTATATTTGGCGGGGAGCGAATGCGTATGTTATTTGGCTTCTTAATGCGATTGGATGGAGAAAGATCTTCGATGGGGTCTCGGAGGGGGGCGTTGGTCTTACGAAGgatgtgaagaaggcgattTATAAGAAGGGCCAGGGCAGTCTGCCAAAGTCTAGTTAG
- a CDS encoding ATPase: MSISSSSTEDGSITATEIQPHPGLTDKPPLEKTNTTTQWHLTPELQAMRDADEEIGQKPRKLGVTWQNLTVKGIGADAAFNENVLSQFYPFHKSAKDAPMKTIIDNSSGCVKPGEMLLVLGRPGSGCTTLLSVLANNRLGYEEVIGDVHYGNMSADEAKAYRGQIIMNTEDEIFFPSLTVEATVDFAARMKVPFHLPPGIKTREEYAQFYKDFLLRSVNISHTKHTKVGDAFIRGVSGGERKRVSIVECLTTRASVFCWDNSTRGLDASTALEWVRAIRAMTDILGLTTIVTLYQAGNGIYEQFDKVLVLDEGKQIFYGPQKDAVPFMEDLGFVRDSGSNRGDFLTGVTVPTERRIAEGYENTFPRDADGVRAAYDRSAIKARMIEECQAYPISTEAAENTAVFREMVAREKQRYVPASSPVTANLAQQIKAAVTRQYQIMWGDKSTLFMKQGATLIQAFLGGSLFYNAPDNSAGLFLKGGALFFSILYNSLLALSEVTDSFTGRPILAKHRSFALYDPAAFCIAQVVADLPILAFQVTQFGLVLYFLVGLKTTAAAFFTYLVNNYVTALAMTAFFRFIGAAFPTFDAATKVSGLSVVALFVYMGYMIIKPEMHPWLSWIFWINPMAYGFEALLGNEFHDQDIPCVGPYLVPNGPGYVGGPGGQACAGVGGAEPGAAFVTGDAYLSNMSFSHSHIWRNFGINCAWWVFYVGLTIFFTSRWKQVGEGSRSLLIPREQQHKSKHLLPSKDSESPSEKSRADNGAGASDGEVDPNLMRNKSIFTWKNLTYTVKTSDGDRVLLDNVQGYVKPGMLGALMGSSGAGKTTLLDVLAQRKTEGTIHGSVLVDGRPIPVSFQRSAGYVEQLDIHEPLATVREALEFSALLRQSRDVPTEEKLRYVDTIVDLLELNDLEHTLVGRPGNGLSIEQRKRLTIAVELVAKPSILIFLDEPTSGLDGQAAYNTVRFLRKLSAAGQAILVTIHQPSAQLFAQFDTLLLLTKGGKTVYFGDIGDNAATIKEYFGRHGAPCPPEANPAEHMIDVVSGEDGPYKDTDWNQVWLQSPEHDQLSKDLDHMIEVAASQPSSTTDDGNEFAASMWTQIKLVTHRMNISLFRNTEYVDNKIAMHILLPLLNGFTFWQIGDSLTDLQQNLFTVFNFIFIAPGIIAQLQPLFIDRRDIYEAREKKSKMYHWAPFVTGLIVSELPYLLVCAVLYFVCWYFTAGLPTGAEHAGSVFFVALMYEGLYTGIGQAIAAYTPNAVFASLVNPLVITTLVSFCGVMIPYSQIVEFWRYWMYYIDPFNYLMSSLLVFTTWDKPVHCKPHELAVFDPPSNTTCGDYLFDYQNGLGVATNLLNPDAFTDCQVCQYTSGADYLRTLNLKEEYYGWRNAGIVVAFVVGFYGLVYVMMKLRTKATKKAES, translated from the exons ATGAGCATCAGCTCATCATCCACCGAGGATGGTTCTATCACAGCTACTGAGATCCAACCTCACCCAGGTCTAACCGACAAACCTCCCCTTGAAAagaccaacaccacaacACAATGGCACCTTACCCCCGAACTCCAAGCCATGCGTGACGCCGACGAAGAAATTGGCCAAAAGCCCCGAAAACTCGGCGTCACTTGGCAGAACCTCACCGTCAAAGGCATAGGCGCCGACGCCGCTTTCAACGAAAACGTCCTGTCCCAGTTCTACCCTTTTCACAAGAGCGCTAAAGATGCTCCTATGAAGACTATCATTGATAACTCGTCCGGGTGTGTCAAGCCTGGGGAGATGTTGCTTGTCCTCGGACGCCCTGGAAGTGGATGCACAACCCTCCTAAGCGTCCTAGCAAACAACCGTCTAGGCTACGAAGAAGTCATAGGCGATGTCCACTACGGCAACATGTCCGCCGACGAAGCAAAAGCCTACCGCGGCCAAATCATAATGAACACAGAAGAcgagatcttcttccccagTCTCACAGTCGAAGCAACCGTCGACTTCGCCGCGCGCATGAAAGTCCCCTTCCACTTACCCCCCGGCATAAAAACCCGCGAAGAATACGCCCAGTTCTACAAAGACTTCCTCCTCCGCTCCGTCAACATATCCCACACGAAACATACAAAAGTCGGCGATGCTTTCATCCGCGGCGTGTCTGGTGGTGAGCGCAAACGCGTGTCTATCGTGGAGTGTCTTACCACGCGGGCTAGTGTGTTCTGCTGGGATAACTCTACGCGTGGTCTTGATGCGAGTACTGCGCTGGAGTGGGTGCGTGCTATACGGGCCATGACGGATATTCTTGGTTTGACTACTATTGTCACGCTGTATCAGGCTGGTAATGGGATCTACGAGCAGTTTGACAaggttcttgttctcgatgagGGCAAGCAGATCTTTTATGGTCCTCAGAAAGATGCTGTTCCGTTcatggaagatcttggcttcGTGAGGGATTCGGGCTCGAACCGGGGAGATTTCCTCACGGGTGTCACTGTTCCGACCGAGAGGCGCATTGCGGAGGGGTATGAGAATACCTTCCCCCGTGATGCAGATGGTGTCCGCGCAGCCTACGACAGATCAGCCATCAAAGCCCGTATGATCGAGGAATGTCAGGCATACCCCATCAGCACCGAAGCAGCCGAGAACACAGCAGTCTTCAGGGAGATGGTCGCCCGCGAGAAGCAGCGCTACGTCCCCGCCTCATCCCCCGTCACCGCAAACCTCGCTCAACAGATCAAAGCTGCTGTTACTCGGCAGTACCAGATCATGTGGGGTGACAAGTCAACGCTCTTCATGAAACAGGGCGCGACTCTCATCCAGGCCTTTCTGGGTGGATCGCTGTTCTACAATGCTCCTGATAACTCTGCTGGTCTGTTTCTCAAGGGCGGTGcattgttcttctcgattcTGTATAATTCACTTTTGGCGTTGTCGGAAGTGACGGATTCTTTTACCGGACGACCTATCCTTGCGAAGCATCGGTCTTTTGCACTATATGACCCGGCAGCCTTTTGCATCGCGCAAGTCGTCGCTGATCTgcccatcttggcttttcagGTCACCCAGTTCGGTCTCGTGTTATACTTCCTCGTCGGTCTCAAGACTACTGCTGCTGCGTTCTTTACATATCTCGTGAACAACTACGTTACCGCCTTGGCAATGACGGCTTTCTTCCGCTTCATCGGCGCTGCGTTTCCAACCTTTGATGCCGCCACCAAAGTCTCTGGTCTTTCTGTCGTTGCATTGTTCGTCTACATGGGATATATGATCATCAAGCCCGAGATGCATCCCTGGCTATCGTGGATCTTCTGGATCAATCCCATGGCTTACGGCTTTGAGGCTCTTCTTGGGAATGAGTTTCACGACCAAGACATTCCTTGCGTTGGGCCTTACCTCGTTCCCAATGGCCCTGGCTATGTCGGGGGTCCTGGAGGACAAGCGTGTGCTGGTGTCGGCGGCGCTGAACCCGGGGCTGCGTTCGTCACAGGCGACGCTTACCTCTCCAACATGTCGTTCAGCCACAGCCATATCTGGCGCAACTTTGGCATCAACTGCGCATGGTGGGTCTTTTACGTCGgtctcaccatcttcttcacgTCCCGATGGAAGCAGGTCGGAGAGGGAAGTCGAAGCCTTCTCATTCCTCGGGAACAGCAGCACAAgtccaagcatcttctcccCTCCAAGGACAGCGAATCCCCTTCGGAAAAGTCCCGCGCTGATAATGGAGCTGGAGCCTCTGATGGTGAGGTTGACCCGAACCTCATGCGCAACAAGAGTATCTTTACCTGGAAGAACTTGACATATACCGTCAAGACTTCGGATGGCGACCGTGTCCTTCTCGATAACGTCCAAGGCTACGTTAAGCCCGGTATGCTCGGTGCATTGATGGGTTCTTCAGGTGCCGGTAAAACAACCCTTCTCGATGTCCTCGCCCAGCGCAAAACCGAAGGAACCATCCACGGATCAGTGCTTGTTGACGGTCGACCTATTCCCGTGTCCTTCCAACGATCAGCTGGTTATGTCGAGCAACTCGACATCCACGAGCCGCTGGCAACTGTCCGTGAAGCCCTCGAATTCTCTGCTCTGCTACGCCAGTCTCGCGATGTACCCACCGAGGAGAAGCTACGCTACGTTGATACCATTGTTGATCTGCTTGAGCTGAACGATCTCGAACACACACTCGTTGGTCGTCCTGGAAACGGCTTGTCGATTGAACAGCGCAAGCGTCTCACcattgctgttgagctggtCGCAAAGCCTAGtattctcatcttccttgatgaACCGACATCTGGACTCGACGGGCAGGCTGCTTACAACACGGTGCGCTTCCTTCGAAAGCTCTCGGCTGCCGGACAGGCCATTCTGGTGACGATCCATCAACCATCTGCACAGTTATTTGCGCAGTTCGACACGCTGTTGCTGCTTACCAAAGGTGGGAAGACTGTGTATTTCGGTGATATTGGTGACAACGCTGCTACTATCAAGGAGTATTTCGGCCGTCATGGCGCTCCTTGTCCACCCGAGGCTAATCCCGCTGAACACATGATCGACGTTGTATCCGGCGAAGATGGCCCATACAAGGACACAGACTGGAACCAAGTTTGGCTACAGTCGCCGGAACATGACCAACTCAGCAAGGACCTAGACCACATGATCGAAGTAGCAGCATCTCAACCCTCCAGCACCACCGACGACGGCAACGAATTCGCCGCCTCAATGTGGACACAAATCAAGCTCGTGACACACCGAATGAACATCTCTCTTTTCCGCAACACAGAATACGTCGACAACAAAATCGCCATGCACATCCTCCTCCCGCTCCTCAACGGTTTCACATTCTGGCAGATCGGCGATAGCTTGACGGATTTGCAGCAGAACCTGTTCACCGTGttcaatttcatcttcatcgcgCCGGGTATCATCGCGCAGCTGCAGCCGCTGTTTATCGACCGGCGGGATATCTATGAggcgagggagaagaagagcaagatgtATCACTGGGCGCCGTTCGTCACGGGTTTGATTGTGTCAGAGCTGCCGTATTTGCTGGTCTGTGCCGTGCTGTATTTTGTTTGCTGGTACTTCACTGCTGGGCTTCCAACTGGTGCTGAACATGCCGGTAGTGTCTTCTTTGTCGCG CTCATGTATGAAGGCTTGTATACTGGCATCGGCCAGGCGATCGCTGCGTACACCCCCAACGCTGTCTTTGCATCGCTTGTCAATCCTCTGGTCATCACCACTCTCGTCTCTTTCTGCGGTGTCATGATTCCTTACAGCCAGATTGTGGAATTCTGGCGATACTG GATGTACTACATTGATCCCTTCAACTACCTCATGAGCTCGCTCCTCGTGTTCACGACCTGGGACAAGCCCGTCCACTGCAAACCCCACGAACTCGCCGTCTTCGACCCTCCATCCAACACCACCTGCGGCGACTACCTCTTCGATTATCAGAACGGTTTGGGCGTGGCCACTAACCTCCTCAACCCGGATGCATTTACCGACTGTCAAGTCTGTCAATACACCTCGGGCGCGGACTACCTTCGTACATTGAACCTCAAAGAAGAATATTACGGCTGGAGAAACGCTGGTATTGTTGTTGCGTTTGTTGTCGGTTTCTATGGGCTTGTGtatgtcatgatgaagctcagGACCAAGGctaccaagaaggccgagtCTTAG
- a CDS encoding MFS transporter, FHS family, L-fucose permease, whose translation MAGGAIPTAAPQLAGGYLKGRALIYPLALVISLFFLWGFSYGLLDVLNKHFQTVLGITKLESTGLQVMYFGGGYLLFSPIAAEVLKRRGYKLTILMGLTLYSLGAVLFWPVAKSADSNANGRAVFGGFCACTLVIACGLATLETAANSYAVVIGAPESASARLQFCQSWNGVASFIGPLIASKFFFTGENQNNLTNVQYVYLAVACAGAAVGVLFFFAKLPEVSEAVLEDDQAGHVAQGSIWKQWNMWFAFGAQFCYVGAQVTIATFFINYAHENGDITTAKGSNMLSYALITFTVGRFVATGLAVIFSSEFIMVVYSCCAIALTAYVSAAPRGIASVGILIAVFFFMAPMYPTIFAMGTRNLGHHTRRAAGILVMGVSGGAVFPPVQGAIADAKGTRISYIVPTIGFVYVLGYVAVNWVRGGITFLAPKAEESTIDEITYDNEKNDVIVEQREKKNHDMA comes from the coding sequence atggcagGCGGTGCTATCCCCACAGCGGCTCCCCAGCTCGCAGGCGGCTACCTAAAGGGTCGCGCCCTCATCTACCCCCTCGCCCTCGtcatctccctcttcttcctctggggTTTCTCCTACGGTCTTCTCGAtgtcctcaacaagcatTTCCAAACCGTCCTCGGCATCACAAAGCTCGAGTCCACTGGCCTGCAGGTCATGTACTTTGGTGGCGGttatctcctcttctctcccatTGCCGCTGAGGTCCTCAAGCGCCGCGGCTACAAGCTCACCATCCTGATGGGTCTCACTCTCTACTCTCTCGGTGCTGTTCTGTTCTGGCCTGTTGCCAAGTCTGCTGATAGCAACGCCAACGGTCGCgctgtctttggtggtttctGCGCTTGCACTCTCGTTATCGCTTGCGGTCTCGCTACTCTCGAAACTGCCGCCAACTCTTACGCTGTCGTCATCGGCGCCCCCGAGTCTGCCTCCGCTCGTCTCCAATTCTGCCAGTCTTGGAACGGTGTCGCTTCCTTCATCGGTCCCCTCATCGCCtccaagttcttcttcaccGGCGAGAACCAGAACAACCTCACCAACGTCCAGTATGTCTACCTCGCTGTCGCCTGTGCTGGCGCCGCCGTCGGtgtcctcttcttcttcgccaagcTTCCCGAGGTCAGCGAggctgttcttgaggatgacCAGGCTGGCCACGTCGCTCAGGGCTCCATCTGGAAGCAGTGGAACATGTGGTTCGCCTTCGGTGCTCAATTCTGCTACGTCGGTGCCCAGGTCACCATTGCTACCTTCTTCATTAACTACGCCCACGAGAACGGTGACATCACCACTGCCAAGGGTAGCAACATGCTGAGCTATGCTCTCATCACTTTCACTGTCGGTCGATTCGTCGCTACTGGTCTTgctgtcatcttcagctctgAGTTCATCATGGTTGTCTACTCTTGCTGTGCCATCGCTCTTACTGCCTACGTCAGTGCTGCCCCCAGGGGTATTGCCAGTGTCGGTATCCTCAtcgccgtcttcttcttcatggcTCCCATGTACCCCACCATCTTCGCCATGGGTACCCGAAACCTCGGCCACCACACTCGACGTGCTGCTGGTATCCTTGTCATGGGTGTTTCGGGAGGAGCAGTTTTCCCACCTGTTCAGGGCGCGATCGCTGACGCCAAGGGCACTCGAATCTCCTACATCGTCCCTACTATTGGCTTCGTCTACGTCCTCGGCTACGTCGCTGTCAACTGGGTTCGCGGCGGAATCACCTTCCTGGcccccaaggctgaggagtCTACTATCGATGAGATCACCTACGATaacgagaagaacgatgTCATTGTTGAGCAgcgcgagaagaagaaccacGATATGGCCTAA